A section of the Patescibacteria group bacterium genome encodes:
- a CDS encoding TaqI-like C-terminal specificity domain-containing protein produces the protein MNKQEAREKIKKLIERYKDLSEAQIKGYNEQQTKDHFIRPLFEALGWNFEEEVWPETDVSGKRVDYSLKIHGITKFYVEAKALSVNLDEERWAEQAINYSWHKSVPWVVLTDFEAIKIYNTEWDEPNIQSCQFIEIPYVEYLVDDRLWWLSRESFEKGILDKEAEKMGRRPKRIIDDQLAEDLVSWRERLYKELKNYNPKIDIKVLSEWVQKILDRLIFIRTLEDRRIEDVILQPLARNWEEKGRSGELLADLNKIFRRIDKIYNSGLFEEAAYDHLGDKINADDHDFADVINELYKTKKKGIRYNFADIPSDVFGNIYEQYLGHIQAEDTGSGKTSKRKSQGIYYTPRYIVDYIVKNTIGEILKDKKPEEVKNIKILDPACGSGSFLITAYQTLLDYWQKHEKKEVVGASKKINDLEKVFQKINGDLLSPEQKMRILLNNIYGVDLDEEAVEIAKLNLLLKMVGRPAKLPSLANNIQVGNSLISGTEEELKKSFGNNWQDKKPFNWQEKFKSVFDQGGFDVIIGNPPYIRNRELNEDDKKYFNDFYDSASGQYDIYQLFFERSIKLLKDDGYLGFITSNKYAIADYGKKLREFILDNCRIIGILDVSNLQVFKEASTYPYVIILKKTKKNEGHKISGYKIEDALNLFENEIIINQDDIKATSHKNFTIKNEPGYFKRIEAASVKFGNIATIKETIHTGNIRDKLVVDEQIDKKCKKLLAGRDCHRYWFKWGGKYIRYDKDLIDKGNKEYANLVEPKYFEKPKILLREIADRIEACYDDEKYYTLNKVYSVQPNDDEKYHLKYILALLNSSLLSFYYREKFEEAHIRGGYLQFKKIYTSQIPIRRIDFNDKNECARHDKLVCLVDKILNLYKELKRLDPIIDKRECSNGEEKINKIDVEIDQLVYGLYGLKEKDVRNIEVV, from the coding sequence ATGAATAAGCAAGAAGCTCGAGAAAAAATTAAAAAATTGATAGAGCGCTATAAGGATCTCAGCGAGGCGCAAATAAAGGGATATAACGAGCAGCAGACCAAGGATCATTTTATCCGTCCGCTTTTTGAAGCTTTGGGTTGGAATTTTGAGGAAGAGGTTTGGCCCGAGACCGACGTATCTGGAAAAAGGGTTGATTACTCATTAAAAATACATGGCATTACAAAATTTTATGTTGAGGCCAAAGCCTTATCTGTTAATTTGGATGAGGAGCGCTGGGCAGAGCAAGCGATTAATTATTCATGGCATAAATCCGTTCCGTGGGTGGTGCTGACCGATTTTGAGGCGATAAAAATTTATAATACCGAATGGGATGAGCCAAATATACAGAGTTGCCAATTTATTGAAATTCCGTATGTAGAATATTTAGTCGATGATAGGTTATGGTGGCTCTCACGCGAGTCGTTTGAAAAAGGGATATTGGACAAGGAAGCTGAAAAAATGGGCCGCCGTCCAAAAAGGATAATTGATGATCAGCTTGCCGAGGATCTGGTTAGTTGGCGCGAGAGGCTGTACAAAGAGTTAAAAAACTACAATCCTAAAATTGACATAAAAGTACTTTCCGAATGGGTACAGAAGATTTTAGATCGTTTGATTTTTATTCGTACACTGGAAGATCGGCGAATTGAGGATGTGATTTTGCAGCCCTTGGCAAGAAATTGGGAAGAGAAAGGAAGGTCAGGGGAGCTACTGGCCGACTTAAATAAAATTTTTCGCCGGATTGATAAAATATACAATAGCGGACTTTTTGAAGAAGCCGCCTATGATCATCTCGGCGACAAGATCAATGCGGATGATCATGATTTTGCCGACGTAATCAACGAGTTGTATAAAACAAAGAAAAAGGGAATTAGATATAATTTTGCTGATATCCCTTCTGACGTTTTTGGTAATATTTATGAGCAATATCTAGGCCATATTCAAGCCGAGGACACGGGTAGTGGAAAGACTAGCAAAAGAAAATCGCAGGGCATATATTACACGCCGCGATATATCGTTGATTACATTGTTAAAAATACAATTGGTGAAATATTAAAGGACAAGAAACCCGAAGAGGTTAAAAATATCAAGATCCTTGATCCGGCTTGCGGTTCGGGCTCTTTTTTAATTACCGCTTATCAAACATTGCTTGATTACTGGCAGAAACATGAGAAAAAGGAGGTAGTCGGGGCGAGCAAAAAAATTAATGATTTAGAAAAAGTTTTTCAAAAAATAAATGGAGATTTATTGTCCCCGGAACAAAAGATGAGGATTCTGCTCAATAATATTTATGGCGTTGATTTGGATGAAGAGGCGGTTGAAATTGCCAAATTAAATTTATTATTAAAAATGGTCGGCCGTCCGGCGAAACTCCCATCTCTCGCCAATAACATTCAGGTTGGTAATTCCTTAATTTCCGGCACCGAAGAAGAACTCAAAAAATCGTTTGGTAATAATTGGCAAGATAAGAAGCCATTCAATTGGCAGGAAAAATTTAAAAGCGTTTTTGACCAAGGCGGATTTGATGTGATAATTGGCAATCCACCGTATATAAGGAATAGGGAGCTAAATGAAGACGACAAGAAATATTTCAATGATTTCTACGATTCCGCTTCTGGCCAGTATGATATTTATCAATTATTTTTTGAACGATCCATAAAATTATTGAAAGATGATGGATATTTAGGATTTATTACTTCAAACAAATATGCCATTGCTGATTATGGAAAAAAATTGCGTGAATTTATTTTAGATAATTGTAGGATAATAGGAATATTAGATGTTTCTAATTTACAGGTGTTTAAAGAGGCCTCGACTTATCCTTATGTAATTATTTTAAAAAAAACTAAAAAGAACGAAGGGCACAAGATTAGTGGTTATAAGATTGAGGATGCATTGAATTTGTTTGAAAATGAAATAATCATTAATCAAGATGATATTAAGGCAACCTCACACAAAAATTTTACTATAAAAAATGAGCCCGGATATTTTAAACGGATCGAGGCCGCTTCAGTTAAATTTGGTAATATCGCTACCATAAAAGAGACAATTCATACCGGCAATATCCGTGATAAGTTGGTAGTTGACGAACAAATTGACAAAAAATGTAAAAAATTATTAGCTGGCCGGGATTGTCATCGCTACTGGTTTAAATGGGGCGGTAAATATATCAGGTATGATAAAGACCTGATCGACAAGGGTAATAAGGAATATGCAAATTTGGTTGAGCCAAAATATTTTGAAAAGCCGAAAATATTACTTCGTGAAATAGCCGATAGAATTGAAGCCTGCTATGATGATGAGAAATATTATACTCTTAATAAAGTTTACTCAGTGCAGCCGAACGATGACGAGAAGTATCATTTAAAGTATATTTTAGCACTATTGAATTCCAGTCTTTTGTCTTTTTACTATCGAGAAAAATTTGAAGAGGCTCACATAAGGGGTGGATATTTGCAATTTAAAAAAATATATACTTCGCAAATACCGATTCGTAGAATTGATTTTAATGATAAAAATGAATGCGCAAGGCATGATAAACTAGTATGTTTAGTTGATAAAATACTGAATCTATATAAAGAATTGAAGAGACTCGATCCAATCATTGACAAACGAGAATGCAGTAATGGGGAGGAAAAAATTAACAAGATAGATGTGGAGATCGATCAATTGGTTTATGGATTGTATGGGTTAAAGGAGAAGGATGTGAGAAATATAGAGGTCGTATAA
- a CDS encoding helix-turn-helix domain-containing protein: MDEKLFTISQASEKLGVSIDTLRRWDKSGKLVAIRKEGGTHRYYRENDIEVFASNLVGLARDWTEDGLEPPAMFYCSDRSIFESRLKNKMSVELMRADIPSDLVSLVTAIAGEIGNNSFDHNMGKWPDVPGVFFGYDTSKRQIVLADRGIGIMATLSRVRPGLKNHEEALKVAFNEIVSGRAPEDRGNGLKFVVKIIAQYPISLFFQSGDAELRLEKDSSEQRITKSAVKIRGCFAFIEF; this comes from the coding sequence ATGGACGAAAAATTGTTCACAATTAGCCAAGCTTCTGAAAAGTTGGGCGTTTCAATTGATACTTTGCGGCGCTGGGATAAGAGCGGCAAGTTGGTTGCGATTAGGAAAGAGGGTGGAACGCATAGATATTATCGGGAGAACGACATTGAAGTTTTTGCCAGTAACTTGGTTGGGCTAGCCCGAGATTGGACCGAGGACGGACTGGAACCGCCGGCAATGTTTTATTGCAGTGACCGGTCAATATTCGAATCGCGGTTAAAAAATAAAATGTCGGTTGAGTTGATGAGGGCCGATATCCCTTCGGATTTGGTTTCTCTGGTCACCGCAATTGCGGGAGAGATAGGCAATAACTCATTTGATCATAATATGGGCAAGTGGCCGGATGTTCCGGGAGTTTTTTTTGGGTACGATACATCCAAACGCCAGATCGTGCTTGCTGATCGGGGAATCGGCATCATGGCAACGCTTAGCCGGGTTCGGCCAGGCCTGAAGAATCACGAAGAGGCTTTGAAGGTCGCTTTTAATGAAATAGTTTCCGGGCGCGCGCCAGAAGATCGCGGCAACGGGCTAAAGTTTGTTGTTAAAATTATCGCTCAATATCCAATTAGTTTATTTTTTCAGAGCGGCGATGCCGAGCTTAGATTAGAGAAAGATAGTTCCGAGCAGAGAATTACCAAATCGGCGGTAAAGATTCGCGGGTGCTTTGCGTTTATTGAATTTTAG
- a CDS encoding ribonuclease H-like domain-containing protein translates to MNDFNKNKLFFDIETLPADSVSFESLEKVYKKKKKKGLISGTFEDYVETTGLDGAWGRIFCISYAMNDEPVACLFGDEKEIIKNFWNLAATADMFVGFNVLDFDLKFIIQRSIIFNIRPLIDIPFRRYSNFPVYDIMWEWSKWQNKISMDELAHALGLQSSKKDLDGSKVHAYYQKGKYQEIQAYCNADVELTRQIFKRMNWE, encoded by the coding sequence ATGAATGATTTCAATAAAAACAAGCTGTTTTTTGACATTGAGACCCTGCCGGCGGATTCGGTCAGTTTTGAAAGTCTGGAAAAAGTCTACAAGAAAAAGAAGAAAAAAGGGCTAATCAGCGGCACTTTTGAGGATTATGTGGAAACCACCGGGCTGGACGGCGCCTGGGGCCGGATTTTTTGCATTAGCTATGCCATGAACGACGAGCCGGTGGCCTGCCTTTTCGGCGATGAGAAGGAAATAATCAAAAATTTCTGGAATCTGGCCGCGACCGCGGACATGTTCGTGGGCTTCAATGTGCTGGATTTTGATTTAAAATTCATAATTCAGCGTTCAATCATTTTCAATATCCGGCCGTTAATTGATATCCCGTTTCGGCGTTATTCTAATTTTCCGGTGTATGACATTATGTGGGAGTGGTCAAAGTGGCAAAATAAAATCAGCATGGACGAGCTGGCGCACGCCCTGGGCCTGCAATCTTCCAAAAAAGATCTGGACGGCTCCAAGGTGCACGCCTATTATCAAAAAGGCAAATATCAGGAGATTCAGGCTTATTGCAATGCGGACGTGGAATTGACGCGCCAGATTTTTAAGAGGATGAATTGGGAGTAA
- a CDS encoding GIY-YIG nuclease family protein, whose protein sequence is MPYFTYVLKSLKDGIRYAGSGEDADERLRRHNKGDYRFTKGHRSWQIVYREEYQTRSEAMAREKFLKSGQGRKFLDEILKDK, encoded by the coding sequence ATGCCGTATTTCACGTATGTTTTAAAGAGCCTGAAAGATGGAATTCGTTATGCTGGTAGCGGTGAGGATGCTGACGAAAGATTGCGCAGACATAATAAAGGTGATTATAGATTTACAAAAGGACATCGGTCATGGCAGATTGTATATAGAGAGGAGTATCAAACTAGGTCCGAGGCTATGGCAAGAGAAAAATTTTTAAAATCAGGTCAAGGAAGAAAATTTCTAGATGAGATTTTAAAAGATAAATAA
- a CDS encoding four helix bundle protein, whose amino-acid sequence MDQAPNSKAYSLEERTFKFALQCRDLIKTLPRTITNIEYAKQLARSSGSVAANYIEANESLSKKDFFLRMKICRKEVKESRLWLSLLGIEDQNLNRIKDILIGESTELLKIFSSIIKSSGA is encoded by the coding sequence ATGGATCAAGCTCCAAATTCCAAAGCGTATAGTCTGGAAGAACGCACTTTCAAATTTGCACTGCAGTGTCGGGATCTTATTAAAACCTTGCCGAGGACAATAACCAATATTGAATACGCGAAACAGCTGGCAAGATCATCGGGTTCGGTGGCGGCGAATTATATTGAGGCCAATGAATCATTGAGCAAAAAAGATTTCTTTTTAAGAATGAAGATTTGCAGAAAAGAAGTTAAGGAAAGCCGTCTTTGGTTAAGTCTCCTGGGAATTGAAGACCAGAATTTAAACAGGATAAAGGATATATTGATTGGCGAATCCACGGAATTATTAAAGATTTTTTCATCAATAATCAAGAGTTCAGGCGCGTAG
- a CDS encoding DUF4230 domain-containing protein gives MKKLGWYLFGIAFVLIVGVVIGWWVTHDSGDAKKVSSQLILTALHDRGFLVTQTYVFDEPLTIDASEQNFWKNILWGQVIKAHGVVEVNLGIDLSKVGEGDVAVAADKVTVRVPKAQLFNSRLVGQIEVENSQGILKRLFDNDDGYNQALSEITAQAEAAALTDEMLARANESATQEISRLLGYVVTDRTVEIVIK, from the coding sequence ATGAAAAAATTGGGATGGTACTTGTTCGGTATTGCGTTTGTCCTGATAGTTGGCGTTGTTATCGGATGGTGGGTGACGCACGATTCCGGCGACGCTAAAAAAGTTTCCAGCCAGCTGATATTGACCGCGCTCCATGACCGCGGATTTTTAGTTACGCAGACTTACGTGTTTGACGAACCGCTGACCATTGACGCATCGGAGCAGAATTTTTGGAAAAATATTCTGTGGGGCCAGGTCATCAAGGCGCACGGCGTGGTTGAGGTGAATCTGGGCATTGATTTATCCAAGGTGGGGGAGGGTGATGTCGCGGTCGCGGCCGACAAGGTGACGGTCAGAGTCCCCAAGGCCCAGCTTTTTAATTCGCGGCTGGTCGGACAGATTGAGGTGGAAAACAGCCAAGGGATTTTAAAACGGCTTTTTGACAATGACGACGGCTACAATCAGGCCCTCTCCGAGATAACGGCCCAGGCCGAGGCGGCGGCGCTGACCGACGAAATGCTCGCGCGCGCCAATGAAAGTGCGACGCAGGAAATCAGCCGATTATTGGGGTATGTGGTAACGGATCGGACGGTGGAAATAGTCATTAAATAG
- a CDS encoding permease-like cell division protein FtsX, whose amino-acid sequence MMISFFRIIKFAFQNFWRNFWLSIITISILVLTLFTINIFVTMNFLTQTAVSAVQSKIDVSVYFNPEASEDAVKNVRSYLLGLSQIKDVTYISADEAIAKFRAEHEDNAEIMASLEELEQNPLGATLVIKANNPDDYPFILETLNNPEFTSYIQDKNFDDHKTIIDRIDSITGKLQKSALVLSGLFMLIAILIVMNTIRVAIYTHREEIGIMKLVGASNWFVRLPFLVESVMYSLFATGIIVGIVYLSVLFTEPYLSSFFEGPIGLLNYFNANFVLIFVGQFIGMSIICILSTSMALGKYLKV is encoded by the coding sequence ATGATGATTTCATTTTTTAGAATCATCAAATTCGCATTCCAGAATTTTTGGAGAAATTTCTGGCTCTCCATAATCACCATCAGCATTCTCGTGCTGACGCTTTTTACAATAAATATTTTTGTCACAATGAATTTTTTGACTCAGACCGCGGTTTCGGCGGTGCAGTCGAAAATCGATGTGAGTGTTTACTTTAATCCTGAGGCATCCGAGGACGCAGTCAAGAATGTGCGTTCATATCTTCTGGGGCTTTCGCAGATCAAGGACGTGACATATATCAGCGCCGATGAGGCAATCGCCAAGTTCCGCGCCGAGCATGAAGATAACGCGGAAATAATGGCCTCGCTCGAGGAGCTGGAGCAAAATCCGCTCGGCGCGACGCTCGTAATCAAAGCGAACAATCCGGACGATTATCCATTTATACTTGAGACGCTCAATAATCCGGAATTTACCTCATATATACAAGATAAAAATTTTGACGATCATAAAACAATAATCGACCGCATTGATTCCATCACCGGCAAATTGCAAAAGTCGGCCCTTGTCCTGAGTGGCTTATTTATGCTGATTGCCATTCTTATCGTGATGAACACGATCCGCGTGGCAATCTACACCCACCGCGAGGAAATTGGCATCATGAAACTCGTGGGCGCGTCCAACTGGTTTGTGCGTTTGCCGTTCTTAGTGGAGAGCGTTATGTATTCGCTTTTCGCGACCGGCATTATCGTCGGCATCGTTTATCTTTCGGTTTTGTTCACGGAACCGTATCTCAGCAGCTTTTTTGAAGGTCCAATCGGGCTGTTGAACTATTTCAACGCGAATTTTGTTCTGATTTTCGTGGGGCAGTTTATCGGCATGTCCATAATTTGCATCCTGAGCACCAGCATGGCGCTCGGCAAATATCTTAAAGTTTAA
- the ftsE gene encoding cell division ATP-binding protein FtsE gives MIRLKSLSKIYKPNTVGVQNVSLHIRPGEFVSIVGQSGTGKTTLIKLIIAEERPTKGMIEIGGWDISRIRQDEVPMLRRQIGVVFQDFKLLPKKTVFENVAFALQVCGVPGARIKKIVPNVLKIVGVEEKMWRYPRQLSGGEQQRVVIARALVHRPKILVADEPTGNLDSINTREIIDLLKKINEYGTTVMLVTHNREVVNSLRKRVITLEDGQIIQDHEEGKYSL, from the coding sequence ATGATCAGACTTAAGAGTTTATCAAAAATTTATAAACCCAATACCGTGGGCGTGCAGAACGTGAGCCTGCATATCCGGCCCGGAGAGTTTGTTTCCATAGTCGGGCAGAGCGGCACGGGTAAGACGACCTTGATCAAGCTCATCATCGCTGAGGAGAGGCCGACCAAGGGCATGATTGAAATCGGCGGTTGGGATATTTCGCGCATCCGGCAGGACGAGGTGCCCATGCTCCGGCGCCAGATCGGCGTGGTTTTTCAGGATTTTAAATTGCTGCCCAAAAAGACGGTTTTTGAAAACGTGGCTTTCGCGCTTCAGGTTTGCGGCGTGCCGGGCGCCCGCATTAAAAAAATCGTGCCCAACGTGCTTAAAATCGTGGGCGTTGAGGAAAAGATGTGGCGGTATCCGCGTCAGCTTTCGGGCGGGGAGCAGCAGAGGGTGGTGATCGCGCGCGCGCTCGTGCACCGGCCCAAGATTCTGGTGGCCGACGAGCCGACCGGGAACCTTGATTCAATCAATACCCGCGAAATTATTGACCTGCTAAAGAAAATTAACGAATACGGCACCACGGTTATGCTCGTGACCCACAACCGCGAGGTGGTGAACTCCCTGCGCAAGCGCGTCATCACGCTTGAGGACGGCCAGATCATCCAGGACCACGAAGAGGGAAAATACTCATTATAA
- a CDS encoding septal ring lytic transglycosylase RlpA family protein: MARYLVLAILLAIPLNLAQAASVLPFADVAEKELVSHIFLDEPTIIKGYTVKSTDQKLKLGILPEAVKGPTGIDIKILDPEIMADTLPAGKTLLTPIYLFDVLNKEAYDNTKYYWFEINYDSGLAYLYEKGLYFYNGISNNWEPLPSKDIQWRSAVKALIHLPYARLAVFGEHEIMTSGVASWYEFKDCDCAASPDYPKGTQLLVTSQADSTKSVVVTINDWGPDRSVFPDRVIDLDVDAFQKIGNYLRGTMRVNVDFYALPQAASSTSSAVNLTTTP; this comes from the coding sequence ATGGCAAGATATCTAGTTCTGGCAATTTTATTGGCGATACCCCTGAATTTGGCGCAGGCGGCGAGCGTTTTGCCATTTGCCGATGTCGCGGAAAAGGAGCTCGTCTCCCATATTTTTCTTGACGAGCCGACGATCATCAAGGGATATACCGTAAAGAGCACGGATCAGAAACTCAAGCTCGGAATTTTACCGGAAGCGGTCAAAGGCCCGACTGGGATTGATATTAAGATTCTGGACCCGGAAATTATGGCCGATACATTGCCCGCGGGCAAGACCCTGCTCACGCCGATTTATCTTTTTGATGTCCTAAACAAAGAGGCGTACGACAACACGAAATATTATTGGTTTGAGATAAATTATGATTCCGGCCTGGCCTATCTTTATGAAAAGGGGCTGTATTTTTATAATGGGATCTCTAATAACTGGGAGCCTCTGCCGAGCAAGGATATCCAGTGGCGCTCGGCGGTCAAGGCTCTGATTCATCTGCCGTACGCGCGGCTCGCGGTGTTTGGGGAGCATGAAATTATGACGAGCGGGGTGGCGAGCTGGTACGAATTCAAGGATTGCGACTGCGCCGCAAGCCCTGATTATCCAAAGGGAACGCAGCTTTTGGTGACAAGCCAAGCCGATTCGACCAAATCGGTCGTGGTGACCATCAACGATTGGGGTCCGGACCGTTCGGTTTTTCCGGATCGGGTGATTGACCTCGATGTAGATGCTTTCCAAAAAATCGGCAATTATCTCCGGGGTACCATGAGAGTAAATGTTGATTTTTACGCCCTGCCCCAGGCGGCGAGTTCAACTTCGTCAGCTGTTAATCTAACAACAACGCCATGA
- a CDS encoding SurA N-terminal domain-containing protein, with the protein MTKDTKKIIIIAIAAIILIKALTAIGIYGFRSTNAFYCFMTRALPYPAMFVNYHPVLYREYADNVNTLRNIAREQGGSEMTEGQIRKSAAERLVANQVLEQMAAERKIKAFDYEIEKEFQRAVGDTDQDELEMNLKKLFGWTAEEYKENVVKPFILGQKLTEAIYGSNADDFEKYLQEEIKTAKILYLVPH; encoded by the coding sequence ATGACAAAAGATACAAAAAAAATTATTATTATCGCGATCGCGGCGATTATTCTGATAAAGGCTCTCACCGCGATCGGAATTTATGGGTTCAGGAGCACAAACGCGTTTTATTGTTTTATGACCCGTGCCTTGCCGTATCCGGCCATGTTCGTGAATTACCATCCCGTGCTTTATCGCGAGTACGCGGACAATGTGAATACCCTGCGCAATATTGCCCGGGAACAGGGTGGCTCGGAAATGACCGAAGGGCAAATACGCAAAAGCGCGGCCGAGCGGCTGGTCGCGAATCAAGTGCTGGAGCAGATGGCCGCGGAACGGAAGATCAAGGCCTTTGATTATGAAATTGAAAAGGAGTTTCAGCGGGCGGTCGGTGACACGGATCAGGACGAGCTTGAAATGAATTTAAAAAAGCTTTTTGGCTGGACGGCGGAGGAATACAAAGAAAACGTGGTTAAGCCGTTTATTTTGGGGCAAAAATTGACCGAAGCCATATACGGCAGCAACGCGGATGATTTTGAAAAATATCTTCAGGAAGAAATTAAAACTGCCAAAATTTTGTATTTAGTGCCGCATTAG
- a CDS encoding septum formation initiator family protein: MREPRQGKLRQILGLKTFFAINLCILFLVALSFGREFVRNYEIDKEIKSLEDKATALEVRNQDILQLAEQLKTSDYLEEEARVKLGLMKPGESVAVMPEPSAETAVPVAVGQDSANGDAPVKEKSNPQRWLEYFLGT, from the coding sequence ATGAGAGAGCCGCGGCAGGGAAAATTAAGGCAGATTCTGGGACTAAAAACTTTTTTTGCGATTAACCTCTGCATTCTTTTTCTGGTGGCGCTTAGTTTCGGGCGCGAATTTGTGCGCAATTACGAGATAGATAAAGAAATTAAGAGCCTGGAGGACAAGGCCACGGCTTTGGAAGTGCGGAATCAGGATATTCTTCAGCTTGCCGAACAATTAAAGACAAGCGATTATCTGGAGGAGGAGGCAAGGGTTAAACTCGGACTAATGAAACCCGGAGAATCGGTGGCTGTAATGCCCGAGCCGTCGGCAGAAACCGCGGTCCCGGTCGCCGTTGGGCAGGATTCGGCGAACGGAGATGCGCCGGTAAAAGAAAAAAGCAACCCTCAGCGCTGGCTCGAATATTTTTTAGGGACATAA
- a CDS encoding PH domain-containing protein: MSLEKALNLKDDEKVIYAAHQFPLTYWPSVVIAFALLVAPFFFMFPLFELGWWGVGIFVLAIVFGVFYALRQVVQWYYNVFVVTDQRVIDIDQRGFFDRTVSVAPYQNIQDVSYRIHGVCQTVLRYGNVLIQTASTTANLEVRKVRHPHVLQELINELKLEARTQAPGDEKINALKEFTDRLTIGEIKALVQKLKSEEKEKAVKDFFSDEENI; encoded by the coding sequence ATGAGTTTGGAAAAAGCACTAAATTTAAAAGACGATGAAAAAGTAATTTACGCGGCGCATCAGTTTCCGCTGACCTACTGGCCGAGCGTGGTTATAGCGTTCGCGCTTTTGGTGGCGCCGTTCTTTTTTATGTTTCCTCTTTTTGAGCTGGGCTGGTGGGGCGTTGGGATTTTTGTCTTGGCGATTGTTTTCGGCGTCTTTTACGCCCTGCGGCAGGTGGTGCAGTGGTATTACAATGTATTTGTAGTGACCGATCAGCGCGTAATTGACATTGACCAGCGCGGATTTTTTGACCGTACGGTTTCGGTGGCGCCGTACCAAAACATCCAGGATGTTTCATACCGGATCCACGGCGTCTGCCAGACGGTTTTACGTTACGGCAACGTGCTGATACAGACGGCTAGCACAACCGCGAATTTGGAAGTGCGCAAGGTGCGCCATCCGCACGTGCTGCAGGAGCTCATCAACGAGCTTAAGCTTGAGGCACGGACGCAGGCGCCGGGCGACGAAAAGATAAACGCGCTCAAAGAGTTCACTGACCGGCTGACAATCGGCGAAATCAAGGCGCTGGTGCAGAAACTTAAAAGCGAGGAAAAAGAAAAAGCGGTTAAGGATTTTTTTAGCGACGAGGAAAATATATGA